The following are from one region of the Bactrocera oleae isolate idBacOlea1 chromosome 6, idBacOlea1, whole genome shotgun sequence genome:
- the Prp3 gene encoding U4/U6 small nuclear ribonucleoprotein Prp3 isoform X1, with translation MSYYTRKEIDELHTDISALAKGVAVGGEEDRIISTIEHCLHNGYDRRRIAEKLEKILDTKQSSRLADKLQDKLDDYRRKSKKRNASNETGADVPKKSRFDMKEKNNIVSASSALTPLAAASVVAANINAVASTTPAASTTGLNSTQIKLMMVNAQREIEERKRALNNLKAKDPILASVPQIGLPVALATQALAKKTAPEDSEKAKKIAELQAQIRAKLSNLIQPPQVQDRPKPLILDEDGRTIDKSGRAINIPTLTPTLKANIRAKKREVFNKSQVHADRHSQQEESLKFFDDRIAQKPTVRTKRSLRFHEPGKFQQLAERMRMKAQLEKLQNEISQIARKTGISSATKLALIAPKQDTPDDVPAMEWWDSVILTQDLNTLDDKGKISIRQSAITNLIEHPTQMKPPNEPLKPVYLPVFLTKKERKKLRRQNRREAWKEEQEKIRLGLVAPPEPKLRISNLMRVLGSEAVQDPTKIEAHVREQMAKRQKAHEDANNARKLTAEQKSEKKVRKIKEDTSCGVNVSVYRIRDLQDNASKKFKVETNAKQLHMTGTVVLFRDCCVIVVEGGPKQQKKYRRLMQHRIKWEEDMVKGPDGHEIPNSCVLVWEGTSQRRHFGEIKFKVFPMEKMAREFFQKHQVEHYWDLAYSGAVLEASTDS, from the exons ATGTCCTATTATACGCGTAAGGAGATTGATGAATTGCATACGGACATCTCTGCTTTGGCAAAGGGAGTTGCTGTTGGTGGTGAAGAAGACCGCATCATAAGTACAATCGAACACTGTTTACACAATGGGTATGACCGTCGACGTATTGCGGAAAAATTGGAAAAGATCTTGGATACAAAACAAAGCTCAAGACTAGCTGATAAATTGCAGGATAAATTGGACGACTATCGCCGTAAGAGTAAAAAACGTAATGCTAGTAATGAAACTGGTGCTGATGTGCCAAAAAAATCTCGTTTCGATATGAAGGAGAAAAACAATATTGTTAGCGCATCTTCCGCATTAACACCCTTGGCAGCAGCTTCCGTGGTTGCAGCCAATATAAATGCTGTTGCTTCCACTACTCCTGCAGCATCTACAACTGGTCTGAATTCGACACAAATTAAACTCATGATGGTAAATGCTCAACGAGAAATAGAAGAAAGAAAACGAGctcttaataatttaaaagcaaaagatCCCATTTTAGCTTCTGTTCCGCAGATAGGATTGCCAGTTGCTCTTGCCACTCAAGCACTTGCGAAGAAAACAGCTCCAGAAGATTCAGAAAAGGCTAAAAAGATAGCAGAGTTACAGGCACAAATTCGTGCCAAGTTGTCTAACCTAATTCAACCGCCACAAGTTCAAGATCGACCGAAACCATTAATTTTGGATGAGGACGGTCGAACTATCGACAAAAGTGGTAGAGCCATTAACATACCAACACTCACGCCAACCTTGAAGGCCAATATTCGTGCGAAAAAACGTGAGGTATTTAATAAGAGTCAAGTACATGCAGATCGTCATTCGCAGCAAGAGGAatctttgaaatttttcgaCGACCGTATCGCCCAAAAACCCACTGTACGCACCAAGCGTTCGTTGCGTTTCCATGAACCAGGAAAATTTCAGCAATTGGCTGAAAGAATGCGGATGAAGGCACAGTTGGAAAAACTACAAAATGAAATTTCCCAAATTGCACGCAAAACTGGTATAAGTTCTGCCACAAAGTTGGCACTCATTGCACCTAAACAAGACACACCCGACGACGTTCCTGCCATGGAGTGGTGGGATTCTGTAATTCTAACTCAAGATTTGAACACATTGGATGACAAAGGGAAAATCAGTATTCGACAGTCAGCAATTACAAATCTTATTGAACATCCAACCCAAATGAAACCGCCAA ATGAACCATTGAAACCAGTGTATTTACCTGTCTTTCTCACAAAGAAAGAGCGAAAAAAGCTTCGACGCCAAAATCGTCGTGAAGCTTGGAAGGAGGAACAAGAAAAAATCCGTTTAGGTCTTGTTGCACCACCTGAACCAAAGTTACGAATTTCTAATTTAATGCGTGTGTTAGGTTCAGAGGCTGTGCAAGATCCAACAAAAATTGAAGCACATGTACGCGAACAAATGGCTAAGCGACAAAAAGCACATGAGGATGCAAATAATGCCCGTAAGTTGACAGCAGAGCAGAAAAGTGAAAAGAAAGTTCGAAAAATCAAAGAAGACACTTCGTGTGGCGTCAATGTTAGTGTTTACCGCATTCGTGACTTGCAAGACAATGccagtaaaaaattcaaagtggAAACTAATGCCAAACAGCTGCATATGACTGGTACAGTGGTTCTTTTCCGCGATTGTTGCGTTATAGTAGTTGAGGGTGGaccgaaacaacaaaaaaaatatcgacGACTAATGCAACACCGCATAAAGTGGGAAGAGGACATGGTAAAAGGTCCTGATGGTCATGAAATACCCAACTCATGTGTTCTGGTTTGGGAGGGCACTAGTCAACGAAGACATTTTGGAGAAATAAAATTCAAGGTGTTTCCAATGGAGAAAATGGCTCGCGAATTTTTTCAGAAGCATCAAGTTGAACATTACTGGGATTTGGCGTATTCGGGTGCTGTCTTGGAAGCATCTACAGATtcttaa
- the LOC106617958 gene encoding metaxin-2 isoform X2 translates to MSDEPWPEDAVLYQPYEAEQILLPEHASCLAVKAYLKMCQLPFEVRSCANAEYMSPSGRLTKLPFIRAGAFIVSEFEPIVKFIEHKGSAIGQWLDDDSKADMRTYVSLAENIFTMAELYISFINKIVYEKVTAPRNGCVFPWPLNLIQNYSKRRNTLRLLKVYQWNDMTIEDVIEKVEKCCETLTLKLEESPDTPFFYSDQPCELDAIAFGHLFAILTTDLPNMALAQTVRKFKRLVEFCQYIDGKYFQMRSL, encoded by the coding sequence ATGAGCGATGAACCGTGGCCGGAGGATGCAGTACTTTATCAGCCTTACGAAGCAGAGCAAATACTTTTGCCAGAACATGCTAGTTGCTTAGCTGTTAAAGCGTATCTTAAAATGTGCCAACTACCATTTGAAGTACGCTCATGTGCAAATGCTGAATATATGTCGCCAAGTGGACGTTTGACAAAGCTGCCATTTATTCGTGCCGGAGCGTTCATAGTGAGTGAATTTGAACCCATAGTAAAGTTTATTGAGCATAAAGGCTCGGCTATCGGGCAGTGGTTGGACGATGACAGCAAGGCTgatatgcgtacatatgtatcattGGCTGAAAACATCTTTACAATGGCCGAACTATATATCAGCTTCATCAACAAAATTGTATATGAAAAAGTGACAGCACCACGAAATGGCTGTGTTTTTCCATGGCCACTTAATCTAATACAAAATTACTCTAAGCGCCGCAATACACTGCGTTTGCTGAAGGTATATCAATGGAACGATATGACTATTGAAGATGTAATTGAGAAGGTAGAGAAATGTTGTGAGACATTAACATTGAAACTCGAAGAGTCGCCCGATACGCCGTTCTTTTATTCGGACCAGCCATGCGAATTGGACGCTATTGCCTTTGGACATCTTTTTGCTATTTTAACAACTGATTTGCCAAATATGGCACTTGCACAGACAGTGCGAAAATTTAAACGTTTGGTAGAGTTTTGCCAATATATTGATGGGAAATATTTCCAAATGAGGTCTCTATAA
- the Mtr3 gene encoding exosome complex component MTR3, whose amino-acid sequence MSPPTASRKFMYPEQSVPYSIYIKQENPDELFAKLEKPSKLQLEERPTFLKVGALATVKGSAYMEYGKTKVMASIEPPRELSKQTKKMGTLGLVTCTLKYAPFAVKDPACIPRKETSMALALKKALEPVICRHEFPYFQLEIKVIILDDDGCALSTAINCCGAALVDAGIATYDLITASTVCKYKDVEFVNPNAVIEQLVSTITDSESNEEHGIVVTASLAAVDQITECFQKGYLKPETLQQLTDHTLAINERVLDTVRYVLFNKVKTQLEKEKATREEIENINVITESTVSE is encoded by the exons ATGTCGCCTCCAACTGCTAGTCGAAAATTTATGTATCCTGAACAATCAGTGCCATATTCgatatatattaaacaagaaaatccTGATGAATTATTTGCCAAACTTGAGAAACCGAGCAAATTGCAATTGGAGGAGAGACCAACAT TCTTAAAAGTTGGTGCACTTGCAACAGTCAAAGGTTCCGCCTACATGGAATATGGCAAAACGAAGGTAATGGCATCGATAGAACCTCCACGTGAGTTGAGCAAACAGACTAAGAAAAT GGGAACACTGGGTTTAGTTACATGTACATTAAAGTATGCCCCATTTGCCGTGAAAGATCCAGCATGTATACCGAGAAAGGAAACTTCCATGGCATTGGCCTTAAAAAAAGCCTTAGAACCTGTTATTTGTCGACATGAATTTCCATATTTTCAGCttgaaataaaagtaataatattagATGATGATGGGTGTGCACTTAGTACAGCTATTAATTGTTGTGGTGCAGCTTTGGTAGATGCTGGTATTGCTACATATGACTTAATAACAGCATCGACAGTGTGCAAATATAAAGATGTAGAATTCGTTAATCCAAATG ctGTTATTGAACAATTAGTTTCCACAATAACCGATTCTGAAAGCAATGAAGAACATGGCATTGTTGTAACCGCTAGTTTGGCCGCAGTTGACCAAATAACCGAATGTTTTCAAAAGGGATATTTAAAGCCGGAAACGCTGCAACAACTAACGGATCATACACTGGCTATTAATGAACGAGTATTAGATACAGTACGTTATGTGTTATTTAACAAGGTCAAAACACAGTTGGAAAAGGAGAAAGCCACAAGagaagaaattgaaaatatcaatGTTATCACCGAGAGCACAGTTTctgagtaa
- the Prp3 gene encoding U4/U6 small nuclear ribonucleoprotein Prp3 isoform X2 — MKEKNNIVSASSALTPLAAASVVAANINAVASTTPAASTTGLNSTQIKLMMVNAQREIEERKRALNNLKAKDPILASVPQIGLPVALATQALAKKTAPEDSEKAKKIAELQAQIRAKLSNLIQPPQVQDRPKPLILDEDGRTIDKSGRAINIPTLTPTLKANIRAKKREVFNKSQVHADRHSQQEESLKFFDDRIAQKPTVRTKRSLRFHEPGKFQQLAERMRMKAQLEKLQNEISQIARKTGISSATKLALIAPKQDTPDDVPAMEWWDSVILTQDLNTLDDKGKISIRQSAITNLIEHPTQMKPPNEPLKPVYLPVFLTKKERKKLRRQNRREAWKEEQEKIRLGLVAPPEPKLRISNLMRVLGSEAVQDPTKIEAHVREQMAKRQKAHEDANNARKLTAEQKSEKKVRKIKEDTSCGVNVSVYRIRDLQDNASKKFKVETNAKQLHMTGTVVLFRDCCVIVVEGGPKQQKKYRRLMQHRIKWEEDMVKGPDGHEIPNSCVLVWEGTSQRRHFGEIKFKVFPMEKMAREFFQKHQVEHYWDLAYSGAVLEASTDS, encoded by the exons ATGAAGGAGAAAAACAATATTGTTAGCGCATCTTCCGCATTAACACCCTTGGCAGCAGCTTCCGTGGTTGCAGCCAATATAAATGCTGTTGCTTCCACTACTCCTGCAGCATCTACAACTGGTCTGAATTCGACACAAATTAAACTCATGATGGTAAATGCTCAACGAGAAATAGAAGAAAGAAAACGAGctcttaataatttaaaagcaaaagatCCCATTTTAGCTTCTGTTCCGCAGATAGGATTGCCAGTTGCTCTTGCCACTCAAGCACTTGCGAAGAAAACAGCTCCAGAAGATTCAGAAAAGGCTAAAAAGATAGCAGAGTTACAGGCACAAATTCGTGCCAAGTTGTCTAACCTAATTCAACCGCCACAAGTTCAAGATCGACCGAAACCATTAATTTTGGATGAGGACGGTCGAACTATCGACAAAAGTGGTAGAGCCATTAACATACCAACACTCACGCCAACCTTGAAGGCCAATATTCGTGCGAAAAAACGTGAGGTATTTAATAAGAGTCAAGTACATGCAGATCGTCATTCGCAGCAAGAGGAatctttgaaatttttcgaCGACCGTATCGCCCAAAAACCCACTGTACGCACCAAGCGTTCGTTGCGTTTCCATGAACCAGGAAAATTTCAGCAATTGGCTGAAAGAATGCGGATGAAGGCACAGTTGGAAAAACTACAAAATGAAATTTCCCAAATTGCACGCAAAACTGGTATAAGTTCTGCCACAAAGTTGGCACTCATTGCACCTAAACAAGACACACCCGACGACGTTCCTGCCATGGAGTGGTGGGATTCTGTAATTCTAACTCAAGATTTGAACACATTGGATGACAAAGGGAAAATCAGTATTCGACAGTCAGCAATTACAAATCTTATTGAACATCCAACCCAAATGAAACCGCCAA ATGAACCATTGAAACCAGTGTATTTACCTGTCTTTCTCACAAAGAAAGAGCGAAAAAAGCTTCGACGCCAAAATCGTCGTGAAGCTTGGAAGGAGGAACAAGAAAAAATCCGTTTAGGTCTTGTTGCACCACCTGAACCAAAGTTACGAATTTCTAATTTAATGCGTGTGTTAGGTTCAGAGGCTGTGCAAGATCCAACAAAAATTGAAGCACATGTACGCGAACAAATGGCTAAGCGACAAAAAGCACATGAGGATGCAAATAATGCCCGTAAGTTGACAGCAGAGCAGAAAAGTGAAAAGAAAGTTCGAAAAATCAAAGAAGACACTTCGTGTGGCGTCAATGTTAGTGTTTACCGCATTCGTGACTTGCAAGACAATGccagtaaaaaattcaaagtggAAACTAATGCCAAACAGCTGCATATGACTGGTACAGTGGTTCTTTTCCGCGATTGTTGCGTTATAGTAGTTGAGGGTGGaccgaaacaacaaaaaaaatatcgacGACTAATGCAACACCGCATAAAGTGGGAAGAGGACATGGTAAAAGGTCCTGATGGTCATGAAATACCCAACTCATGTGTTCTGGTTTGGGAGGGCACTAGTCAACGAAGACATTTTGGAGAAATAAAATTCAAGGTGTTTCCAATGGAGAAAATGGCTCGCGAATTTTTTCAGAAGCATCAAGTTGAACATTACTGGGATTTGGCGTATTCGGGTGCTGTCTTGGAAGCATCTACAGATtcttaa
- the Rpn1 gene encoding 26S proteasome non-ATPase regulatory subunit 2 — MVAPKKDEKTAAEVKKDQVKETPEKEANKDAKEESKDQELSDEDQQLQDELEMLVNRLQEPDKALYLPALEMLAKLIRASTTSMTSVPKPLKFMRPHYEAMKTIYKQMPDQQTRQLCADIISVLSMTMGSGKDCLAYRFLCDRSQKIGDWGHEYVRHLSGEIASHYLDTSGEFQAQLIELVKQIIPYNMEHNAEADACDLLIEIDHLHLLQDYVDESAYPRVCLYLQSCYPYVPEPDNTIILETALQLARKFNQYTQALRLALMLNDMDKISEIFKEPKDAAVQKQLAFMLARQQVCLELDESVPDYDDLMEIMSNTNLNKHFLNLARELDIMEAKTPEDIYKSHLDNARTRFASIQVDSAKQNLAASFVNGFVNAGFGVDKLLSEDGNKWLYKNKEHGMLSATASLGLILLWDVDGGLTMIDKYLYSTDDYIKSGALLACGIVNCGIRNEVDPAHALLADYIDNQNTSMRIGAILGLGIAYAGSNRAIVIDTLKTVFAANGKNAANVEIMGIAALSLGLISVGSCNAEITEILLQTIMGLSKSDLKDTYSRFLWLGLGLLYLGRQKATEAVMLTLEVLDEPYRSMATTMVDICAYAGTGNVLKIQQLLHICSDHYESSNADGADEKGKKDKNKEKDKAEKEKEKEKDLSATQAIAVLGIALIAMGEDIGAEMAFRSFGNLLRYCEPCIRRAVPLALGLISASNPKLNILDTLSKFSHDSDAEVAHNAIFAMGLIGAGTNNARLASMLRQLAQYHSKDPSNLFMVRIAQSLTHLGKGTLTLSPYHSDRQLMNPMAVAGLMATLVSLLDVKTLILGRSHYLLYTLVPAMQARMLITFDEELNQLQVPVRVGIAIDVVGQAGKPKTITGFQTHTTPVLLAMGERAELATDEYISLTPVMEGFVILKKNPNFVK; from the exons ATGGTTGCTCCCAAGAAAGATGAAAAAACTGCTGCTGAGGTGAAGAAAGACCAAGTGAAGGAAACACCGGAAAAGGAAGCAAATAAAGATGCTAAAGAGGAAAGTAAGGACCAGGAGCTTTCCGATGAGGATCAACAACTTCAAGACGAATTGGAGATGCTGGTTAATCGCCTACAAGAACCCGATAAGGCATTGTATTTACCAGCATTGGAAATGTTGGCAAAACTAATTCGGGCTTCTACTACATCTATGACTTCAGTACCAAAACCATTGAAGTTTATGCGACCACATTACGAGGCAATGAaaacaatatataaacaaatgccTGACCAGCAAACGCGGCAATTGTGTGCTGATATTATATCGGTGCTCTCAATGACAATGGGCAGTGGTAAGGATTGTTTGGCCTATCGTTTTCTTTGCGATCGTTCTCAGAAAATTGGTGATTGGGGACACGAATATGTTCGCCATTTGTCTGGGGAAATAGCATCGCATTATTTGGATACCTCGGGTGAATTTCAAGCACAACTCATTGAATTGGTGAAACAAATTATCCCATACAATATGGAACACAATGCTGAGGCAGATGCTTGCGACTTATTGATTGAGATAGATCATTTGCATTTGTTGCAAGATTATGTAGACGAATCAGCTTACCCACGCGTTTGCTTATATTTGCAATCTTGCTATCCTTATGTACCCGAACCTGATAATACCATAATTCTGGAAACAGCGCTACAGCTGGCTCGTAAATTTAATCAATATACACAAGCATTGCGTTTAGCATTGATGCTAAATGATATGGATaaaatttcggaaatatttaaGGAGCCTAAAGATGCTGCTGTACAAAAGCAACTTGCTTTTATGTTGGCACGTCAGCAAGTGTGCTTAGAATTGGATGAATCTGTGCCGGATTATGATGATTTAATGGAAATCATGTCTAACACGAACttgaataaacattttttgaatttgGCACGGGAACTGGATATAATGGAAGCCAAGACTCCGGAGGACATTTATAAATCGCATTTAGATAATGCGCGCACTCGTTTTGCTTCAATACag GTTGATTCAGCGAAGCAAAATTTGGCCGCCAGTTTTGTGAATGGTTTTGTAAATGCTGGTTTTGGCGTGGATAAACTACTCTCTGAAGATGGCAATAAGtggttgtataaaaataaagaacatGGCATGCTTTCAGCCACGGCTTCTCTTGGTCTCATTTTGTTATGGGATGTTGATGGTGGCTTAACTATGATTGACAAATATCTCTATTCTACCGACGATTACATCAAATCCGGTGCATTATTAGCTTGTGGTATTGTTAATTGTGGCATTCGTAATGAGGTTGACCCTGCCCATGCGCTACTCGCCGATTATATTGATAATCAGAATACTTCAATGCGTATTGGTGCCATTTTGGGTCTTGGTATAGCCTATGCTGGTTCTAATCGTGCTATTGTCATTGATACGTTGAAAACAGTGTTTGCTGCTAATGGCAAAAATGCGGCCAATGTGGAGATCATGGGAATCGCCGCATTATCGTTGGGCTTAATATCAGTAGGTTCCTGCAATGCCGAAATAACAGAAATATTACTTCAAACCATTATGGGTCTCTCTAAGTCTGATCTCAAGGATACTTACTCGCGTTTCTTATGGTTAGGCTTGGGTCTATTGTACTTGGGACGTCAGAAAGCAACTGAAGCAGTTATGCTCACCCTGGAAGTACTTGATGAACCATATCGTTCAATGGCCACAACTATGGTCGATATTTGTGCCTATGCTGGTACTGGAAATGTGTTGAAAATACAACagttgttgcatatttgctcTGATCATTATGAGTCTTCAAACGCTGATGGTGCTGATGAAAAGGGCAAGAAGGATAAAAATAAGGAAAAG GATAAGGCCGAAAAAGAGAAGGAAAAGGAGAAAGATCTATCCGCCACGCAAGCTATAGCTGTTTTGGGTATAGCTTTAATTGCTATGGGTGAAGACATTGGCGCCGAGATGGCTTTTCGCTCATTCGGAAATTTACTTCGCTATTGCGAGCCCTGCATACGTCGTGCAGTGCCACTAGCTTTGGGCTTAATCTCTGCTTCTAATCCTAAGCTGAATATATTAGATACATTAAGCAAATTCTCGCATGACAGTGATGCCGAAGTGGCTCACAATGCCATTTTCGCTATGGGCCTTATAGGTGCTGGCACTAACAATGCTCGCTTAGCATCTATGCTACGTCAATTAGCACAATATCATTCGAAAGATCCGAGCAATTTGTTCATGGTTCGCATTGCACAAAGTCTAACACATTTAGGTAAAGGCACATTGACGCTTAGCCCTTACCATAGCGATCGCCAGCTGATGAATCCTATGGCTGTAGCGGGCCTAATGGCTACTTTAGTTTCTTTGCTGGatgttaaaactttaatattggGCCGCTCACACTACCTACTGTATACTTTGGTGCCAGCCATGCAGGCGCGCATGTTAATCACTTTCGATGAAGAACTGAATCAACTACAGGTGCCAGTGCGTGTTGGCATTGCTATCGATGTGGTTGGTCAAGCTGGTAAACCCAAAACCATTACCGGTTTTCAAACTCATACAACTCCTGTACTGCTTGCGATGGGTGAACGCGCTGAATTGGCCACCGATGAATATATTTCGCTTACTCCAGTTATGGAAGGTTTtgtcatattgaagaaaaatcCCAACTTTGTGAAGTAA
- the LOC106617958 gene encoding metaxin-2 isoform X1 — protein MQSSQYLSQLNALEKMSDEPWPEDAVLYQPYEAEQILLPEHASCLAVKAYLKMCQLPFEVRSCANAEYMSPSGRLTKLPFIRAGAFIVSEFEPIVKFIEHKGSAIGQWLDDDSKADMRTYVSLAENIFTMAELYISFINKIVYEKVTAPRNGCVFPWPLNLIQNYSKRRNTLRLLKVYQWNDMTIEDVIEKVEKCCETLTLKLEESPDTPFFYSDQPCELDAIAFGHLFAILTTDLPNMALAQTVRKFKRLVEFCQYIDGKYFQMSK, from the exons atGCAGTCCTCACAGTACCTTAGTCAACTGAACGCCCTCGAAAAGATGAGCGATGAACCGTGGCCGGAGGATGCAGTACTTTATCAGCCTTACGAAGCAGAGCAAATACTTTTGCCAGAACATGCTAGTTGCTTAGCTGTTAAAGCGTATCTTAAAATGTGCCAACTACCATTTGAAGTACGCTCATGTGCAAATGCTGAATATATGTCGCCAAGTGGACGTTTGACAAAGCTGCCATTTATTCGTGCCGGAGCGTTCATAGTGAGTGAATTTGAACCCATAGTAAAGTTTATTGAGCATAAAGGCTCGGCTATCGGGCAGTGGTTGGACGATGACAGCAAGGCTgatatgcgtacatatgtatcattGGCTGAAAACATCTTTACAATGGCCGAACTATATATCAGCTTCATCAACAAAATTGTATATGAAAAAGTGACAGCACCACGAAATGGCTGTGTTTTTCCATGGCCACTTAATCTAATACAAAATTACTCTAAGCGCCGCAATACACTGCGTTTGCTGAAGGTATATCAATGGAACGATATGACTATTGAAGATGTAATTGAGAAGGTAGAGAAATGTTGTGAGACATTAACATTGAAACTCGAAGAGTCGCCCGATACGCCGTTCTTTTATTCGGACCAGCCATGCGAATTGGACGCTATTGCCTTTGGACATCTTTTTGCTATTTTAACAACTGATTTGCCAAATATGGCACTTGCACAGACAGTGCGAAAATTTAAACGTTTGGTAGAGTTTTGCCAATATATTGATGGGAAATATTTCCAAATGAG taaatGA
- the Vps36 gene encoding vacuolar protein-sorting-associated protein 36 — translation MNRFEYVEARLHDDETFVSRDRNVKIYDGDHKTEYEEGEIVLTTHRLFWGRPGEIARAATTLCLSLRHVISLSEETASSYFFGRKIRYILYLREPPPDKAPGPIDYSPHSHIKLSGKNGLTQEFGSALRQTIEARIWEVLVIPNPLSVASNSQNSRSGDNTAQLRLKMRTGIGGIERSIEAKAKETDENIALAFQDLNVLMAMAKDMVAISKVISTKIREQKGEISDDETVRFKSYLLSLGIEDPVTRENFSSNSDYFRSLAQQICELLLDPIEEQGGMMSLADVYCRVNRARGLELLSAEDLLHACQQLNGPIKLRKFPSGAMVLQLESQDDELVAADTLEKVTMSKSLAVEELAKDLGISLLLAKERLLAAERLGKVCRDESIEGLRFYPNLLLYRDIDS, via the exons ATGAATCGTTTTGAATATGTAGAAGCGCGATTGCATGATGATGAAACGTTTGTGAGTCGTGATAggaatgttaaaatttatgatGGAGATCACAAA ACAGAGTATGAAGAAGGTGAGATCGTTCTCACTACCCATCGTCTATTTTGGGGTCGTCCAGGTGAAATTGCTCGTGCTGCCACTACACTTTGCCTTTCCCTACGTCATGTGATATCGCTCAGTGAAGAAACAGCCAGTTCATATTTTTTTGGACGCAAGAttcgatatatattatatttacgggAGCCGCCACCAGATAAGGCACCAGGTCCAATAGATTACAGTCCGCATAGTCATATCAAACTATCGGGAAAAAATGGATTGACACAAGAATTCGGAAGTGCATTACGTCAAACAATCGAAGCCAGAATATGGGAAGTGTTAGTAATACCGAATCCACTTTCAGTGGCAAGTAATTCACAAAATTCACGTAGTGGTGACAATACAGCACAATTACGTTTGAAAATGCGTACTGGCATTGGTGGTATTGAGCGTTCCATCGAAGCTAAAGCGAAAGAAACAGATGAAAATATAGCTTTGGCTTTTCAGGATCTTAATGTACTAATGGCAATGGCAAAGGATATGGTGGCCATATCAAAGGTGATAAGTACAAAAATACGTGAACAAAAAGGAGAAATATCTGATGATGAAACTGTGCGTTTTAAATCTTATTTGTTGAGCTTGGGTATTGAAGACCCAGTGACGCGAGAAAATTTCAGTAGCAATTCGGATTATTTTCGTAGTTTAGCGCAACAAATATGCGAACTGCTTTTGGATCCTATCGAG GAACAAGGTGGCATGATGTCGCTGGCCGATGTGTATTGTCGGGTGAATCGCGCACGAGGCCTTGAACTACTTTCTGCGGAAGATTTGCTACACGCGTGTCAACAACTGAACGGACcgataaaactaagaaaatttcCAAGTGGAGCAATGGTATTGCAATTAGAATCGCAAGATGATGAACTGGTAGCAGCTGATACACTGGAAAAGGTGACAATGTCAAAATCATTAGCTGTCGAAGAATTGGCTAAAGATCTAGGCATTTCGTTGTTATTAGCAAAAGAACGCTTGCTTGCTGCTGAACGTTTGGGTAAAGTGTGTCGCGACGAATCAATAGAAGGCTTACGTTTCTACCCCAATTTGCTGTTATATCGAGATATTGATagttaa